In Streptomyces sp. NBC_00483, a single window of DNA contains:
- a CDS encoding peptidoglycan-binding protein gives MIESEARSARGAADMPGEDTLPVEDTAPVDRPPRAGRGRRRRGDVPTDGSPGGDAGLGRRRRVVALVAGGALVLTGAGVAASLVVRSPAQVAAEAKAPHQGVLTAPVEKRVLKDSVVLRGTVAAGQSVDVTVSGAAGTAGTSRSVVTKAPKPVGSKVVAGQVIAEISGRPVFALKGKVPVYRDLKSGATGDDVAQLQSALAQLGHASNPDARGTFGSGTRHALAAFYTSIGYDPVSAQTDGATAVQEAQDAVTAAERTAQDAEDARAAHATQETRRAADRADQDLQRARTRLGKAQAEAGPMLPASEVVYLSGFPARVDSVSAVLGSAVTGKVMTLSAGRLVVDGYLQEAQKGLVRTGQKAEILQEQTGKTTRAEVRSVADTPEAAEQSDDGSAASTAGGGGGEAGSGQQSAAQGYRMVVAPDTPLASGAVGQDVRLTVEAASTEGEALVVPVSAVSAASDGGTVVTVVTSGGKQRRVAVRTGTNGDGYVEVRAVDGAALGEGDQVVTGIRSGSGDAG, from the coding sequence ATGATCGAATCCGAGGCCCGCAGCGCCCGCGGCGCCGCCGACATGCCGGGCGAGGACACCCTGCCGGTCGAGGACACGGCGCCCGTCGACCGTCCTCCGCGCGCTGGGCGCGGCCGGCGGCGGCGCGGCGACGTACCGACGGACGGCAGTCCGGGCGGGGACGCCGGGCTCGGGCGTCGGCGCCGGGTCGTGGCCCTCGTCGCGGGCGGCGCGCTGGTGCTGACCGGCGCGGGTGTCGCCGCGTCGCTGGTGGTGCGGTCCCCCGCGCAGGTCGCGGCCGAGGCCAAGGCCCCGCACCAGGGGGTGCTGACCGCGCCCGTGGAGAAGCGGGTGCTGAAGGACTCCGTCGTGCTGCGCGGCACGGTGGCGGCAGGACAGTCCGTGGACGTCACGGTGTCGGGGGCGGCGGGCACCGCGGGCACGAGCCGCTCCGTCGTCACCAAGGCACCCAAGCCGGTCGGCTCCAAGGTCGTGGCGGGGCAGGTGATCGCCGAGATTTCCGGGCGCCCGGTGTTCGCCCTCAAGGGGAAGGTTCCGGTCTACCGGGACCTGAAGTCCGGGGCGACCGGTGACGACGTGGCTCAACTCCAGTCCGCACTCGCCCAGTTGGGTCATGCGTCGAACCCGGACGCGCGCGGCACGTTCGGCTCCGGCACCCGCCACGCCCTGGCCGCCTTCTACACCTCCATCGGCTACGACCCGGTCTCCGCGCAGACCGACGGCGCGACCGCCGTGCAGGAGGCACAGGACGCCGTGACCGCCGCGGAGCGGACGGCGCAGGACGCCGAGGACGCCCGTGCCGCGCACGCGACACAGGAGACCCGGCGGGCCGCGGACCGCGCGGACCAGGACCTTCAGCGGGCCCGCACCCGGCTGGGCAAGGCGCAGGCCGAGGCGGGACCCATGCTCCCGGCCTCGGAGGTGGTGTATCTGTCGGGGTTCCCTGCGCGGGTGGACAGTGTGTCCGCGGTCCTCGGCTCGGCGGTCACGGGCAAGGTGATGACGCTGTCCGCGGGACGCCTCGTGGTGGACGGCTATCTCCAGGAAGCCCAGAAGGGCCTGGTCAGGACGGGGCAGAAGGCGGAGATCCTGCAGGAGCAGACGGGTAAGACGACGCGGGCCGAGGTGCGGTCGGTGGCGGACACCCCCGAAGCGGCCGAGCAGTCCGACGACGGCTCCGCCGCATCGACAGCGGGTGGTGGCGGCGGCGAGGCGGGCTCCGGACAGCAGTCCGCGGCCCAGGGCTACCGAATGGTCGTGGCGCCCGACACCCCGCTCGCCTCGGGCGCCGTGGGCCAGGACGTACGGCTCACCGTCGAGGCGGCGTCCACCGAGGGTGAGGCGCTCGTCGTGCCGGTCTCCGCCGTCTCCGCCGCGTCGGACGGCGGCACGGTCGTCACCGTCGTCACGTCCGGCGGCAAGCAGCGCAGGGTCGCGGTCCGCACCGGCACCAACGGCGACGGTTATGTGGAGGTCAGGGCGGTGGACGGCGCGGCGCTCGGCGAGGGCGACCAGGTCGTCACCGGTATCCGGTCCGGCTCGGGGGACGCCGGGTGA
- a CDS encoding ABC transporter ATP-binding protein, translating into MSVDEGAARPPVIEFQRVALTYPGPPPVPALLPCELRIEQGEFVTVVGPSGSGKSTFLNIAGLLDAPTEGRYLLDGIDTGALRDGDRTALRGRRIGFVFQSFHLLPHRSARENVQLAMVYNDTPRGERAGRAREALEQVGLGHRLDAAPTRLSGGERQRVAIARALVSRPSLLLCDEPTGNLDSKNAESVLVLLEELHRSGMTVLVITHDPAVAARGARTVAIRDGVLREQVAV; encoded by the coding sequence GTGAGCGTCGACGAAGGAGCGGCGCGGCCGCCCGTCATCGAGTTCCAGCGGGTCGCCCTGACCTATCCGGGTCCGCCGCCGGTGCCCGCCCTGCTTCCCTGTGAACTACGTATCGAGCAAGGGGAGTTCGTGACCGTGGTCGGCCCGTCCGGGTCCGGCAAGTCGACGTTCCTGAACATCGCGGGACTGCTCGACGCGCCGACCGAGGGGCGGTACCTGCTCGACGGCATCGACACCGGCGCGCTGCGCGACGGCGACCGCACCGCGCTGCGCGGACGCCGCATCGGATTCGTCTTCCAGTCCTTCCATCTGCTGCCGCACCGCAGCGCCCGGGAGAACGTGCAGCTGGCCATGGTCTACAACGACACCCCGCGCGGTGAACGCGCGGGCCGCGCCCGCGAGGCGCTGGAGCAGGTCGGGCTCGGCCACCGCCTGGACGCGGCGCCGACCCGGCTGTCCGGCGGTGAGCGCCAGCGGGTGGCGATCGCCCGCGCCCTGGTGTCGCGGCCCTCCCTGCTGCTGTGCGACGAGCCGACCGGCAACCTCGACAGCAAGAACGCCGAGTCGGTCCTCGTCCTCCTCGAAGAGCTGCACCGCTCGGGGATGACGGTCCTCGTCATCACGCACGACCCGGCGGTGGCGGCGCGCGGCGCCCGTACGGTGGCCATCCGCGACGGTGTCCTGCGCGAGCAGGTGGCGGTATGA
- a CDS encoding ABC transporter permease, translating into MSGRRGTGRRRPALRWPGRRRRDPAVEPSVLNPRDLLGESLAGVLQRPARSALTALGTVLGVGTFVAILGLTATTSSQIDSRFNALTATEVNVDDVGIEQNEFVHLAFPKDADARIERLSGVEHAGVYWTVDTRGTDATVRSSPVGDAADGERAGIVAASPGVIEAAVPHMAQGRIYDEYAEKTAQPVVVIGAGMARRLGITTLETRPALFIGDQPFTVVGIIDDVERKADLLLSVVVPRSTALKTWGEPESGGAKMLISTKMGAARQVAHLAATALRPDHPEYFKSVPPPDPRTLRGNVTDDLQQLFLLLAAICLVIGAVGIANTTLVAVLERTGEIGLRRALGARGGHITAQFLAESGAMGALGGLIGTSLGTLTVVGVAIARDWTPVLHTSTVASAPVIGLVTGVVAGLYPAWRAARIQPAEALRR; encoded by the coding sequence ATGAGCGGCCGCCGCGGCACCGGCCGGCGCCGCCCCGCCCTGCGGTGGCCGGGCCGCCGGCGCCGTGACCCCGCCGTCGAGCCCTCCGTGCTCAACCCCCGCGATCTGCTCGGCGAGTCCCTGGCCGGTGTGCTCCAGCGCCCGGCCCGCTCCGCCCTCACCGCGCTCGGCACCGTCCTCGGTGTCGGCACGTTCGTGGCGATCCTCGGCCTCACGGCGACGACGTCCTCGCAGATCGACTCCCGGTTCAACGCGCTGACCGCGACCGAGGTCAACGTCGACGACGTGGGCATCGAGCAGAACGAGTTCGTCCACCTCGCCTTCCCCAAGGACGCCGACGCGCGGATCGAGCGGCTCTCCGGGGTCGAACACGCGGGCGTGTACTGGACGGTGGACACCCGTGGCACCGACGCCACCGTCCGCTCCTCGCCCGTCGGCGACGCGGCGGACGGCGAGCGGGCGGGCATCGTCGCCGCTTCGCCCGGGGTCATCGAGGCGGCGGTGCCGCACATGGCCCAAGGGCGGATCTACGACGAGTACGCGGAGAAGACCGCCCAGCCCGTCGTGGTGATCGGCGCCGGGATGGCCAGACGGCTCGGCATCACCACCCTGGAGACCCGGCCCGCGCTGTTCATCGGGGACCAGCCGTTCACCGTCGTCGGCATCATCGACGATGTGGAGCGCAAGGCGGACCTGCTGCTCTCGGTCGTCGTCCCGCGCTCGACCGCGCTGAAGACCTGGGGCGAGCCGGAGTCCGGTGGGGCCAAGATGCTCATCTCCACGAAGATGGGCGCGGCCCGCCAGGTCGCCCACCTCGCCGCGACGGCCCTGCGCCCCGACCACCCCGAGTACTTCAAGTCGGTCCCGCCGCCCGACCCGCGCACCCTGCGCGGCAACGTGACGGACGACCTTCAGCAACTGTTCCTGCTGCTCGCCGCGATCTGTCTGGTCATCGGCGCCGTGGGCATCGCCAACACGACGCTGGTGGCGGTCCTTGAGCGCACCGGCGAGATCGGGCTGCGCCGCGCCCTGGGGGCCCGTGGCGGGCACATCACGGCGCAGTTCCTCGCCGAGTCCGGGGCGATGGGCGCGCTGGGCGGGCTGATCGGGACGAGCCTCGGCACCCTGACCGTCGTCGGGGTCGCCATCGCCCGGGACTGGACGCCGGTGCTGCACACGTCGACGGTGGCTTCGGCACCCGTCATCGGGCTGGTGACCGGTGTGGTGGCGGGCCTGTATCCGGCGTGGCGGGCGGCGCGCATCCAGCCGGCGGAGGCGCTGCGGCGCTGA
- a CDS encoding SigE family RNA polymerase sigma factor yields MRGSAHRTEEIEEFMRTVSPSLFRAALLVCGDHHLAEDLVQTTLGKVFVSWRRVRKADHPPAYVRAMLMRTYLSYVRLHRTYEKPVGELPEQVSGARDPALRLTLVNALAQLPPQDRAVVVLRYWEDRSVAQTAAELGLSEGNVRIRSMRALKILRGTLAGQHDILTGK; encoded by the coding sequence ATGCGCGGATCAGCGCACCGGACCGAGGAGATCGAGGAGTTCATGCGGACCGTCAGCCCGAGCCTGTTCCGGGCCGCGCTGCTGGTCTGCGGGGACCATCATCTCGCCGAGGACCTGGTGCAGACGACTCTGGGCAAGGTGTTCGTGTCCTGGCGGCGCGTACGCAAGGCCGACCACCCACCGGCGTATGTGCGCGCCATGCTGATGCGCACCTACCTCTCGTATGTCCGGCTGCATCGGACATACGAGAAGCCGGTGGGCGAGCTGCCGGAGCAAGTGTCGGGCGCTCGCGACCCGGCCCTGCGGCTGACGCTGGTGAACGCACTGGCACAGCTTCCGCCGCAGGACCGGGCCGTGGTCGTCCTGCGCTACTGGGAGGACCGCAGCGTCGCCCAGACCGCCGCCGAACTGGGCCTGAGCGAGGGCAATGTGCGCATCCGCAGCATGCGGGCGCTGAAGATCCTGCGCGGCACCCTGGCGGGCCAGCACGACATCCTCACGGGGAAGTAG
- a CDS encoding SCO4225 family membrane protein — MNARTLLRLTVTNPASAIYLGLVGASVVFTAGVVLFSSDPGFVGVWPFFLTAPTSLIMMGIMGAVGGLDAPVWLLAIGLAVSALLQSLALGATLQALRGRHLGRTA, encoded by the coding sequence ATGAACGCCCGCACTCTTCTGCGCCTGACCGTCACCAACCCGGCGTCGGCGATCTACCTGGGACTCGTCGGTGCGTCCGTCGTGTTCACGGCCGGTGTCGTGCTCTTCTCTTCGGACCCCGGCTTCGTCGGCGTCTGGCCCTTCTTCCTCACCGCCCCCACCTCCCTCATCATGATGGGGATCATGGGCGCGGTCGGGGGCCTGGACGCCCCCGTCTGGCTCCTCGCCATCGGCCTGGCCGTGAGCGCCCTGCTCCAGTCCCTGGCCCTGGGCGCCACCCTCCAGGCCCTGCGCGGCCGCCACCTCGGCCGGACCGCCTGA
- the dapD gene encoding 2,3,4,5-tetrahydropyridine-2,6-dicarboxylate N-succinyltransferase, producing the protein MTDTSPSPAGPRSTGAVAAGLATVTTDGTVLDTWFPAPELVAEPGPAGTEKLSAEKAVELLGEGAAKAIGPDARRGVEIVAVRTVIGSIDDKPLDAHDVYLRLHLLSHRLVKPHGVNLDGQFAFLANVAWTSLGPVAVDDVEKVRLNARAEGLHLSVTSIDKFPRMTDYVAPKGVRIADADRVRLGAHLAEGTTVMHEGFVNFNAGTLGTSMVEGRISAGVVVGDGSDIGGGASTMGTLSGGGNVRIVIGERCLVGAEAGVGIALGDECVVEAGLYVTAGTRVTMPDGQVVKARELSGASNILFRRNSVTGTVEARPNNAVWGGLNEVLHSHN; encoded by the coding sequence ATGACCGACACCTCACCTTCCCCCGCAGGTCCCCGCTCCACCGGCGCCGTCGCCGCCGGCCTCGCCACCGTCACCACCGACGGCACCGTTCTCGACACCTGGTTCCCCGCGCCCGAGCTCGTCGCCGAGCCCGGCCCGGCCGGGACCGAGAAGCTCTCCGCCGAGAAGGCCGTGGAGCTGCTCGGTGAGGGCGCGGCGAAGGCGATCGGCCCCGACGCCCGCCGTGGCGTGGAGATCGTCGCGGTACGCACGGTCATCGGGTCCATCGACGACAAGCCGCTCGACGCGCACGACGTGTACCTGCGTCTGCACCTGCTCTCGCACCGCCTGGTCAAGCCGCACGGCGTGAACCTGGACGGCCAGTTCGCCTTCCTCGCCAACGTCGCCTGGACCTCGCTCGGCCCGGTCGCCGTCGACGACGTCGAGAAGGTGCGCCTGAACGCCCGTGCGGAGGGCCTGCACCTCTCCGTCACCTCGATCGACAAGTTCCCGCGCATGACGGACTACGTCGCCCCGAAGGGCGTGCGCATCGCCGACGCCGACCGCGTCCGCCTGGGTGCGCACCTCGCCGAGGGCACCACGGTCATGCACGAGGGCTTCGTGAACTTCAACGCCGGCACGCTCGGCACGTCGATGGTCGAGGGCCGCATCTCCGCCGGCGTCGTCGTCGGCGACGGCTCGGACATCGGCGGCGGCGCCTCCACGATGGGCACGCTCTCCGGTGGCGGCAACGTCCGCATCGTCATCGGCGAGCGCTGCCTCGTCGGCGCCGAGGCCGGCGTCGGCATCGCGCTCGGCGACGAGTGCGTCGTCGAGGCCGGTCTGTACGTCACGGCCGGCACCCGCGTCACGATGCCCGACGGCCAGGTCGTCAAGGCCCGCGAGCTCTCCGGCGCCTCCAACATCCTCTTCCGCCGCAACTCGGTGACCGGCACGGTCGAGGCCCGCCCGAACAACGCGGTGTGGGGCGGCCTCAACGAGGTGCTGCACAGCCACAACTGA
- a CDS encoding TetR/AcrR family transcriptional regulator: MAPRRYDPERRQRIIDAAIRVVGSKGIGGLSHRTVAREADVPLGSTTYHFKTLDELMVAALRQTNEGFAKVVAAHGGLQDPGSDLPHELAEVLGEWLAGDRDGVELEYELYLAALRRPALRPVAAEWCEELAELVARRTDPVTARALVALMDGISLQVLLTGGEYDAGYTREMLARLIR; this comes from the coding sequence ATGGCGCCGCGCCGCTACGACCCCGAGCGCCGCCAGCGGATCATCGACGCCGCGATCCGGGTCGTCGGGTCGAAGGGGATCGGCGGGCTCAGCCACCGCACCGTCGCCCGCGAGGCCGACGTGCCGCTCGGCTCCACCACGTACCACTTCAAGACCCTGGACGAGCTGATGGTGGCCGCGCTGCGGCAGACCAACGAGGGCTTCGCGAAGGTCGTCGCGGCGCACGGCGGGCTCCAGGACCCCGGCAGCGACCTCCCGCACGAGCTCGCCGAGGTGCTCGGCGAGTGGCTGGCCGGGGACCGGGACGGCGTGGAGCTGGAGTACGAGCTGTATCTGGCGGCGCTGCGCAGGCCCGCCCTGCGGCCCGTCGCCGCCGAGTGGTGCGAGGAGCTCGCCGAGCTCGTCGCCCGGCGCACCGACCCGGTCACCGCGCGGGCACTCGTCGCGCTGATGGACGGCATCTCGCTCCAAGTGCTGCTGACCGGCGGCGAGTACGACGCCGGGTACACGCGGGAGATGCTGGCGCGGCTGATTCGGTGA
- a CDS encoding DMT family transporter, giving the protein MGYVLLAGAIAAEVGATTAMKYSEGFSRLWPSLVTVAGYIVAFALLAQTLKTVQIGTAYAIWAGAGTAVIAAIGMLFLGEGLTLAKVGGIVLVIGGVVLLNLGGAH; this is encoded by the coding sequence ATGGGATACGTGCTGCTGGCCGGCGCCATAGCCGCCGAGGTGGGGGCCACCACCGCCATGAAGTACAGCGAGGGGTTCAGCAGGCTCTGGCCCTCGCTGGTCACCGTCGCGGGCTACATCGTCGCGTTCGCGCTGCTCGCGCAGACGCTGAAGACCGTGCAGATCGGCACCGCCTACGCGATCTGGGCGGGCGCCGGCACCGCCGTCATCGCCGCGATCGGCATGCTGTTCCTGGGGGAGGGGCTGACGCTCGCCAAGGTCGGCGGGATCGTCCTCGTCATCGGCGGGGTCGTGCTGCTCAATCTGGGCGGGGCGCACTGA
- a CDS encoding metal-sulfur cluster assembly factor, with protein sequence MSDSTAVEMKPASEEEVREALYDVVDPELGIDVVNLGLIYGIHVDDANIATIDMTLTSAACPLTDVIEDQAKSATDGIVNELRINWVWMPPWGPDKITDDGREQLRALGFNV encoded by the coding sequence ATGAGTGACAGCACGGCAGTGGAGATGAAGCCGGCCTCCGAGGAGGAGGTCCGCGAGGCGCTGTACGACGTCGTCGACCCCGAGCTGGGCATCGACGTCGTCAACCTGGGCCTGATCTACGGCATCCACGTCGACGACGCGAACATCGCGACGATCGACATGACGCTGACGTCGGCGGCCTGTCCGCTCACGGACGTCATCGAGGACCAGGCGAAGTCCGCGACCGACGGCATCGTCAACGAGCTGCGGATCAACTGGGTCTGGATGCCGCCGTGGGGTCCGGACAAGATCACGGACGACGGCCGCGAGCAGCTGAGGGCGCTGGGCTTCAACGTGTGA
- the sufU gene encoding Fe-S cluster assembly sulfur transfer protein SufU, producing the protein MKLDSMYQEVILDHYKHPHGRGLRDGDAEVHHVNPTCGDEITLRVKYDGEKIADVSYEGQGCSISQASASVLNDLLVGKELSDARKIQATFLELMQSKGQLEPDDDMEEILEDAVAFAGVSKYPARVKCALLSWMAWKDATAQAFAEEAKTA; encoded by the coding sequence GTGAAGCTGGATTCGATGTACCAGGAAGTCATCCTGGACCACTACAAGCACCCGCACGGCCGGGGCTTGCGGGACGGCGACGCCGAGGTGCACCACGTCAACCCGACGTGCGGCGACGAGATCACGCTCCGCGTGAAGTACGACGGCGAGAAGATCGCGGACGTGTCGTACGAGGGCCAGGGCTGCTCCATCAGCCAGGCCTCGGCCTCCGTCCTCAACGACCTGCTGGTCGGCAAGGAACTGTCGGACGCGCGGAAGATCCAGGCGACGTTCCTGGAGCTGATGCAGTCCAAGGGGCAGCTGGAGCCGGACGACGACATGGAGGAGATCCTGGAGGACGCGGTCGCGTTCGCCGGTGTCTCCAAGTACCCGGCCCGAGTCAAGTGCGCCCTCCTGAGCTGGATGGCGTGGAAGGACGCGACGGCTCAAGCCTTCGCGGAGGAGGCGAAGACAGCATGA
- a CDS encoding cysteine desulfurase, giving the protein MTQLPGLLDTEAIRKDFPILDRVLHDDKKLVYLDNAATSQTPRQVLDAIDEYYTQHNANVHRGVHVLAEEATALYEGARDKVAAFINAPSRDEVVFTKNASESLNLVANMLGWADEPYKVDHETEIVITEMEHHSNIVPWQLLAQRTGAKLKWFGLTDDGRLDLSNINEIITEKTKIVSFVLVSNILGTHNPVEAIVRRAQEVGALVCIDASQAAPHMPLDVQALQADFVAFTGHKMCGPTGIGVLWGRQELLEDLPPFLGGGEMIETVSMHSSTYAPAPHKFEAGTPPISQAIALGAAIDYLNSIGMDKILAHEHALTEYAVKRLQEVPDLKIIGPTTAEDRGAAISFTLGDIHPHDVGQVLDELGIAVRVGHHCARPVCLRYGIPATTRASFYLYSTPGEIDALVDGLEHVRNFFG; this is encoded by the coding sequence GTGACACAGCTGCCGGGCCTCCTTGATACAGAGGCGATCCGCAAGGACTTCCCGATCCTCGACCGGGTGCTTCACGATGACAAGAAGCTCGTGTACCTGGACAACGCGGCGACCTCGCAGACGCCGCGCCAGGTCCTCGACGCCATCGACGAGTACTACACACAGCACAACGCGAACGTCCACCGTGGCGTCCACGTGCTCGCCGAGGAGGCCACGGCGCTGTACGAGGGCGCGCGCGACAAGGTCGCCGCGTTCATCAACGCGCCGAGCCGCGACGAGGTCGTCTTCACGAAGAACGCCTCGGAGTCGCTCAACCTCGTTGCCAACATGCTGGGTTGGGCCGACGAGCCGTACAAGGTCGATCACGAGACCGAGATCGTGATCACGGAGATGGAGCACCACTCCAACATCGTTCCGTGGCAGCTGCTCGCGCAGCGCACCGGCGCGAAGCTGAAGTGGTTCGGTCTGACGGACGACGGCCGTCTCGACCTGAGCAACATCAACGAGATCATCACCGAGAAGACGAAGATCGTCTCCTTCGTGCTCGTGTCGAACATCCTCGGCACCCACAACCCGGTCGAGGCCATCGTGCGCCGCGCCCAGGAAGTCGGCGCCCTGGTCTGCATCGACGCCTCGCAGGCCGCGCCGCACATGCCGCTCGACGTGCAGGCCCTGCAGGCCGACTTCGTCGCCTTCACCGGCCACAAGATGTGCGGCCCGACCGGCATCGGCGTGCTCTGGGGCCGGCAGGAACTCCTCGAGGACCTGCCGCCGTTCCTCGGTGGCGGCGAGATGATCGAGACCGTGTCGATGCACTCGTCGACGTACGCTCCGGCGCCGCACAAGTTCGAGGCCGGTACGCCGCCGATCTCGCAGGCCATCGCCCTCGGTGCGGCGATCGACTACCTGAACTCGATCGGCATGGACAAGATCCTCGCCCACGAGCACGCGCTGACCGAGTACGCGGTCAAGCGCCTCCAGGAAGTCCCCGACCTGAAGATCATCGGCCCCACCACGGCCGAGGACCGGGGCGCGGCGATCTCCTTCACGCTCGGCGACATCCACCCGCACGACGTGGGCCAGGTTCTCGACGAGCTGGGCATCGCGGTCCGGGTCGGCCACCACTGCGCGCGGCCGGTCTGCCTGCGGTACGGAATTCCTGCGACCACGCGAGCGTCGTTCTATCTGTACTCCACGCCCGGCGAGATCGACGCTCTGGTCGACGGCCTGGAGCACGTACGGAACTTCTTCGGTTAA
- the sufC gene encoding Fe-S cluster assembly ATPase SufC, with product MATLEIRDLHVTVEADNATKEILKGVDLTVKQGETHAIMGPNGSGKSTLAYSIAGHPKYTITQGTVTLDGEDVLEMSVDERARAGMFLAMQYPVEVPGVSVSNFLRSSATAIRGEAPKLRTWVKEVKGAMETLQMDPAFAERNVNEGFSGGEKKRHEILQMELLKPKIAILDETDSGLDVDALRQVSDGVNRVRETGEVGTLLITHYTRILRYIKPDFVHVFSAGRIVESGGPELADTLEAEGYEKYTKGGVSA from the coding sequence ATGGCTACGCTTGAAATCCGAGACCTGCACGTCACCGTCGAGGCCGACAACGCCACGAAGGAGATCCTCAAGGGCGTCGACCTCACCGTGAAGCAGGGCGAGACGCACGCCATCATGGGCCCGAACGGCTCCGGCAAGTCGACCCTCGCCTACTCCATCGCGGGTCACCCCAAGTACACGATCACGCAGGGCACCGTCACCCTCGACGGCGAGGACGTCCTCGAGATGTCCGTCGACGAGCGCGCCCGCGCCGGCATGTTCCTCGCCATGCAGTACCCGGTCGAGGTCCCCGGCGTCTCCGTCTCCAACTTCCTGCGCTCCTCGGCCACCGCGATCCGCGGCGAGGCCCCGAAGCTGCGCACGTGGGTGAAGGAGGTCAAGGGCGCGATGGAGACCCTCCAGATGGACCCGGCCTTCGCCGAGCGCAACGTGAACGAGGGCTTCTCCGGCGGTGAGAAGAAGCGCCACGAGATCCTCCAGATGGAGCTCCTCAAGCCGAAGATCGCGATCCTCGACGAGACCGACTCCGGCCTCGACGTCGACGCCCTGCGCCAGGTCTCGGACGGCGTCAACCGCGTCCGCGAGACCGGCGAGGTCGGCACGCTGCTGATCACGCACTACACGCGCATCCTGCGCTACATCAAGCCGGACTTCGTGCACGTCTTCTCGGCGGGCCGCATCGTCGAGTCCGGCGGCCCCGAGCTGGCCGACACCCTCGAGGCCGAGGGCTACGAGAAGTACACGAAGGGTGGCGTATCTGCGTGA
- a CDS encoding bifunctional 3-phenylpropionate/cinnamic acid dioxygenase ferredoxin subunit — MAFVRACDLSELESDTPMRVELDGTPVSVVRTEGEVFAINDICSHANVSLSEGEVEDCQIECWLHGSAFDLRTGKPSGLPATRPVPVYPVQIEGGNVLVDVTASLTQES, encoded by the coding sequence ATGGCCTTCGTACGCGCCTGTGACCTCAGCGAGCTGGAGAGCGACACCCCCATGCGGGTCGAGCTCGACGGCACGCCGGTCTCGGTCGTCCGCACCGAGGGCGAGGTGTTCGCGATCAACGACATCTGCTCGCACGCGAACGTCTCGCTCTCCGAGGGCGAGGTGGAGGACTGCCAGATCGAGTGCTGGCTGCACGGCTCCGCCTTCGACCTGCGCACCGGCAAGCCGTCCGGCCTTCCCGCCACGCGCCCCGTCCCCGTTTACCCCGTACAGATCGAAGGGGGCAACGTCCTCGTCGACGTCACCGCCTCCCTCACCCAGGAGTCCTGA